The Methanosarcina barkeri str. Wiesmoor DNA segment ATTAGTTCCTCAACAACTTCAGTATCCTTCACAAACCATGTAATATAATTTTTTATTCCGGCAAGCATGAAAGCAAGTCCAGCAGGGCCAACAACCCCTGCAACAACAGGCACCGTCTCTCCTACTTTTTCGTTAAGAATTTCAACCGCTTCCAGGACTACCGAGGTCCGCCTGCCCTCAAGAAGCGAATCTGGAACCGTTATGTTCTTCACATCTTTCTCGTTTTTGCAGGGGAAATCCGTAATATAAGGCTGCATATCTATACTTCCTTCGTCTACTGTGCACCCAAGGGTCTCTGCAAGTACGGTGATGTCAAAAGGACAGCGTACATTCTCAAATCCTGCAGTTTCATACCCGGCAAGTGCAAGCGTAGCCATCTGATCGGCATTGAAATTTGCCTGGGGCCAGTATGCTCCAGTCGTTTCCATTAGTTCTACAGTGCCTGTCTGAGTTACGGAACAGACAGGAATAATGTCTACAGCCTCTCCTTTGAGTGCCTTTTCAAACCTCTCTCTCAGGGTAAATTGACTCATTTTTATCACCAGAATGTAATTATCAGCTAAAGAATATGCTTTTGAGAGAATCTATTCAGAGAAACAATGTATTGAAGCAAAGATATAAAAATATATGAATGAAAAACCTCACAGGAATTAAAAAATAAGTGATATGAGTTAAAAATATATAGGAGGTAAAAATGGCAGGAGGGAAAAATGGGCTCCAATGAAAAAAGCGGAAGAAATAATGGTTATGAAGTTGGAAATAATATGAAAAATGGGGATGACGTTGAATATGATGTAAAAATGGGGATGAGATTGGATATGATATAAAAATGGGGATGAGATTGGATATGATATAAAAATGGGGATGAGATTGGATATGATATAAAAATGGAGATGATGTTGAATATGATATAAAAATGGAGATGACGTTGAATATGATATAAAAATGGAGATGACGTTGAATATAATGTGAAACATCTGGTTGATGTTGATATGATACGAAAAATTTGGGTTTCGATTTAAATTGAGACACTTAAATGTCCATCAATTTATTGAGAAGTGTTTTCTCGCCAGTTACCCAGAGGTACTGTAATTTCAAATCTTGCACCCGTTCCTTCAGTTCCGGTTTCTTTAATCTCCATGTCTGTAATGGAAAGAATACCTTTGACAAGGAAAAGCCCGAGCCCTGTATTTTTTCCAATGGATTTTTGAAAAATCAGCTCTTTCATTTCAGGAGAAATCCCTATACCATTATCCTTTATTTCAATTATAAGATTGTCATCAGTTCTGCGTGAACTAACACTGATTTCAGTTACATGTTCTCCATGTGACCCTGCGTTGTCAAAAAGATTGTAAAAAGCTTTTTTCAGCAGTGGATCGGCATAGATTTCCACTCTGCTTTCCTCGATAGAAAACTTCAAGCTCTGACCAGAGAAAGGAAAGGATGCTTCTCTTGCTGTATTACTTACGGATTGCCAGATCGGAGAAACTACTCCG contains these protein-coding regions:
- the mtaA gene encoding methylcobamide:CoM methyltransferase MtaA; translated protein: MSQFTLRERFEKALKGEAVDIIPVCSVTQTGTVELMETTGAYWPQANFNADQMATLALAGYETAGFENVRCPFDITVLAETLGCTVDEGSIDMQPYITDFPCKNEKDVKNITVPDSLLEGRRTSVVLEAVEILNEKVGETVPVVAGVVGPAGLAFMLAGIKNYITWFVKDTEVVEELMGVLTDACIEYANGLLERGAHAITLIDSEAGPDIISPKMFEESVFPLYRKFCRKVKGLKVLHMCGDATAVLNSLGDAGFDGISIEEKVSVSFAKAAIGDRVRLIGNISPSDTLLAKGPEAVLLEATACLEDGIDILAPGCGLAPHTPLENIKALVRARDDYFLQ